The DNA region CGTGGCCCACCGCGAGCGGGCCCGCGAGTACGCCGAGTCCTCGCCGTCCGTCGTCACCCCGCTCAACAAGTACATCGGGTACGAGGAGGCGGCGAAGGTCGCGAAGCGGGCGCTGGCGGAGCGCAAGACGATCCGCGAGGTCGTCCTCGCCTCCGGTTACGTCGACCGGGGCGACCTCACGCTCGCCCAGCTGGACGAGGCGCTGGACGTGCTGCGGATGACGCGGCCGTAGGCCTTCGCGGGGCGCCCCAGGCCCGCCCCTTTCCCGAAACCGGGGGCCGCGCCCCCCTGGACCCCCGCTGTCGGCGCTTCGCGCCTCGTCCTCAAACGCCGGACGGGCTGGAACCACCCAGCCCCTCATGGGGGTCCCCCCTGCTCCTTAAGAGCTTGGGGGAGATTGAGGAGCGGGGTCTGGGGCGGAGCCCCAGTTTCGGCGAAGGGGTGGGACTGGGGCGCCCCCGCGAGGCCCCCCGCCCCCAGCCCCTAATATCTGTTCATGACAGACGACGACGGCGGCGTGGGCGCGGTGAGGGTGGCTCGGTGGGAGCCGGGGGCGCAGATTCTGTGGCGGTACCGGGAGAACGCCGGGGAGAGGTTCCACATCTGCCGGCCCGTCACCGTCGTGCGGGACGAGGAGGACCTCCTCGCCGTCTGGATGGCCCCGGGCACGGAGTGCGTGAAGCCGGTGCTCGAGGACGGGACGCCGGTGCACCGGGAGCCGTTGGCGACGCGGTACACGAAGCCGCGGACGACCCGCCGGGACCACTGGTCGGGGACGGGCGTGCTGAAGCTGGCGCGTCCGGGCGAGCCGTGGTCGGTGTGGCTGTTCTGGGAGCCGGGCTGGCGGTTCAAGAACTGGTACGTGAATCTGGAGGAGCCCAGGACCCGGTGGCGGGACGGGGTGGACTCCGAGGACCACTTCCTGGACATCTCCGTACGCCCGGACGGAAGTTGGCGCTGGCATGACGAGGACGAGTTCGCCCAGGCCCAGCGGGCGGGCCTGATGACGGCGCGGCAGGCCGCGGCCGTGCGGGAGGCGGGTCGCGCGGCCGTGGACGTCATCCGCGCCTGGGGACCCCCTTTCGGGGACGACTGGCCGAGCTGGCGCCCGGACCCGGCGTGGCGCATTCCCGCCCTCCCCCGGGACTGGGACCGTACGCCCGCGCACGTGTCCTCATGAGACCCTTGATGCGCCCCCGTGGTTCAAACGTAGGATCGTCCTCCGCAAGGGCGCACAGCAACAACTCCTCGTGCCCCCAGAGCGCCTGACAGGATGTCATCAAGGAGCGGCTGAACGTGAGCGAGGCATACCCCGCGCCTGGCGGCCACGACCGCACGGGCCAGGCCGAGGCGTTCGACGCCATCGGCTCGGCCTACGACGCCGCGTTCCCGCACAAGACGGGTCAACTCG from Streptomyces flavofungini includes:
- the fomD gene encoding cytidylyl-2-hydroxypropylphosphonate hydrolase, coding for MTDDDGGVGAVRVARWEPGAQILWRYRENAGERFHICRPVTVVRDEEDLLAVWMAPGTECVKPVLEDGTPVHREPLATRYTKPRTTRRDHWSGTGVLKLARPGEPWSVWLFWEPGWRFKNWYVNLEEPRTRWRDGVDSEDHFLDISVRPDGSWRWHDEDEFAQAQRAGLMTARQAAAVREAGRAAVDVIRAWGPPFGDDWPSWRPDPAWRIPALPRDWDRTPAHVSS